A genomic region of Haliotis asinina isolate JCU_RB_2024 chromosome 1, JCU_Hal_asi_v2, whole genome shotgun sequence contains the following coding sequences:
- the LOC137294110 gene encoding major vault protein-like — MSAPRRSVEESLYRIPPYYYIHCLDQNTNVTRLEIGPKTYIRQDNERIVLGPEKMIVVPPRHYCVVENPVVRNKDDQIVCNESGQAKLFHADQEIRLAQDPFPLYPGEVLKQPVTPLKVVPANSALRLRSILDFEDETGEKRTAGDEWLFEGPGTYIPRKEVVVEETIRATVIKPNQAIRLRARKECLDRDGSARVTGEEWLVKKTGAYLPGAYEEVVDVVNAYVLTEKKALHMRSLKTFKDDFSIVRKNGEEWLITMKDTETHIPGVYEEVVGVVNITTLTNRQYCVILDPTDESGKPQLGRKKLIKGEKSFFLLPGERLEKGIQNVYILGEDEGLILRANECFKDKDAGSERNPGDRWMIRGPTEYVPPVEVEVVMKRQAIPLDENEGIYVRDIKSGKVRAITGETYMLNQDEELWEKTLPPIVENLIAQGKDPLADRGDRGREVAAKARDKTRVVTFRVPHNAAVQIYDYKEKKARVVFGPELVMLGPDEQFTQLSLSGGKPKKPNVIKSLCLLLGPDFCTDIIIVETADHARLSLQLSYNWHFEVSEKSEGEAAKLFSVPDFTGDACKAIASRVRGAVAQVQFDDFHKNSAKIIRASVFGLDDKNKVKEKFTFPQNNLFITSIDIQSVEPVDQRTRDSLMKSVQLAIEITTNSQEAAARHEAERLEQEAKGRLERQKISDEAEAERSRKELLELQANSAAVESTGQAKAEAQSRAEAAKIEGEAAVDQAKLKAQAMKIEAESELERLTQARDAELRYVKEQNDLELEKSREISSIETQKFKEMVNAVGADTLRTMAAAGPELQVKLLQSLGLKSTLITDGSTPINLFNTANGLIGGVVPYKKRRTGESDEEDEA; from the exons ATGTCGGCACCCAGACGATCAGTGGAGGAGTCCTTGTACAGGATCCCTCCATACTACTACATACACTGCTTGGACCAGAACACCAATGTCACACGGCTGGAGATTGGGCCAAAGACATACATCAGACAAGACAATGAGAG GATTGTCCTTGGTCCTGAAAAGATGATTGTGGTGCCTCCTCGGCACTACTGCGTCGTTGAGAACCCTGTTGTCCGTAACAAGGACGACCAAATTGTGTGCAATGAGAGTGGACAGGCCAAACTGTTCCACGCTGATCAGGAGATCCGTCTTGCCCAGGACCCCTTCCCCCTGTACCCTGGAGAGGTGCTTAAACAG CCTGTCACACCACTTAAAGTAGTTCCTGCAAACTCGGCACTCCGTCTGAGGTCCATCTTGGACTTTGAAGATGAGACTGGGGAGAAGAGGACAGCTGGTGACGAGTGGTTGTTTGAGGGACCAG GCACATACATCCCTCGCAAAGAAGTAGTGGTTGAGGAGACAATCAGAGCCACTGTCATCAAGCCAAATCAGGCTATCCGCCTCAGGGCTCGCAAAGAATGCCTTGACCGTGACGGCAGTGCCCGGGTCACAGGGGAGGAATGGCTGGTTAAGAAGACCGGAGCTTATCTCCCAGGAGCATATGAGGAGGTTGTCGATGTTGTCAATGCTTATGTCCTCACAGAGAAG AAAGCCCTTCACATGCGTTCACTGAAGACATTCAAAGATGACTTCTCCATCGTGAGGAAAAATGGTGAAGAATGGTTGATCACCATGAAGGACACCGAGACCCACATCCCCGGCGTGTACGAGGAG gtTGTGGGTGTGGTGAACATCACCACTCTAACCAACCGCCAGTACTGTGTGATCCTGGACCCAACGGACGAGAGTGGAAAACCACAGCTTGGAAGAAAGAAGCTCATCAAG GGAGAGAAATCATTCTTCTTGTTGCCTGGAGAGCGTCTTGAGAAGGGAATTCAGAACGTGTACATCCTGGGAGAAGATGAAGGTCTCATTCTCAGGGCTAATGAGTGCTTCAAGGACAAGGATGCA GGAAGTGAGCGCAACCCTGGCGATCGATGGATGATCCGAGGGCCCACAGAGTATGTTCCTCCTGTAGAGGTGGAGGTGGTGATGAAGCGCCAAGCCATCCCACTGGACGAGAATGAGGGTATATATGTCCGGGACATCAAATCTGGCAAG GTGCGTGCCATCACGGGAGAGACCTACATGTTGAATCAGGATGAGGAATTGTGGGAAAAGACACTTCCTCCAATCGTAGAGAATCTCATCGCCCAGGGCAAGGACCCTCTTGCTGACCGTGGTGACAGGGGACGAGAAGTTGCAGCTAAGGCACGGGACAAGACACGTGTTGTGACCTTCAGAGTACCCCACAATGCAGCAGTCCAGATCTACGACTACAAGGAGAAGAAGGCTAG GGTTGTGTTTGGACCTGAACTGGTGATGTTGGGACCTGACGAGCAGTTCACACAGCTCAGTCTGTCTGGTGGCAAGCCAAAGAAACCCAACGTCATCAAGAGTCTGTGCTTGCTTCTGGGACCAGATTTCTGTACTGATATCATCATTGTGGAGACAGCTGACCACGCCCGTCTGTCTCTTCAGCTGTCATACAACTG GCATTTTGAAGTGTCTGAGAAGTCTGAAGGGGAGGCAGCTAAACTGTTTAGCGTTCCAGACTTCACAGGTGATGCCTGCAAGGCCATTGCTTCACGTGTCCGAGGAGCTGTCGCGCAGGTCCAGTTCGATGATTTCCATAAA AACTCTGCCAAGATCATCCGTGCATCTGTTTTTGGTCTTGATGACAAGAACAAAGTGAAGGAGAAGTTCACCTTCCCCCAGAACAACCTCTTCATCACCAGTATTGACATTCAGTCTGTGGAGCCTGTTGATCAGCGAACACGGGATTCTCTGATGAAGTCTGTGCAGCTCGCCATTGAAATCACCACCAACTCACAGGAAGCTGCTGCCAG ACATGAAGCTGAGCGTTTAGAGCAGGAAGCCAAGGGTCGTCTGGAGCGTCAGAAGATCAGCGATGAGGCAGAGGCTGAGAGGTCCCGCAAGGAGCTCCTTGAGTTGCAGGCCAACAGTGCTGCTGTGGAGAGTACTGGACAGGCCAAGGCAGAGGCTCAGTCCCGTGCTGAAGCTGCCAAGATCGAGGGAGAGGCTGCTGTAGACCAGGCTAAGCTCAAGGCACAGGCCATGAAGATTGAAGCT GAGTCCGAACTAGAACGTCTCACCCAAGCACGTGATGCTGAACTGAGGTATGTCAAGGAACAAAATGACCTTGAACTTGAGAAATCTCGTGAGATATCAAGCATTGAGACCCAGAAGTTCAAGGAGATGGTCAATGCAGTGGGTGCAGACACTCTGCGTACGATGGCTGCCGCAGGGCCGGAGTTGCAGGTGAAGTTGCTGCAGTCGCTGGGATTGAAGTCCACGCTCATAACAGATGGCAGCACACCAATCAACCTGTTCAACACAGCCAATGGCCTCATTGGTGGAGTGGTGCCATACAAGAAGCGCAGAACTGGGGAAAGCGATGAGGAAGATGAAGCATAA